The following proteins are co-located in the Tiliqua scincoides isolate rTilSci1 chromosome 8, rTilSci1.hap2, whole genome shotgun sequence genome:
- the LSM4 gene encoding U6 snRNA-associated Sm-like protein LSm4: MLPLSLLKTAQNHPMLVELKNGETYNGHLVSCDNWMNINLREVICTSRDGDKFWRMPECYIRGSTIKYLRIPDEIIDMVKEEVVSKGRGRGGMQQQKQQKGRGVGGTGRGVFGGRGRGGIPGSGRGQQEKKPGRQAAKQ, encoded by the exons ATG CTTCCGCTTTCCTTGCTGAAGACAGCACAGAACCACCCTATG CTGGTGGAACTCAAAAATGGGGAAACATACAATGGCCACCTGGTGAGTTGTGACAACTGGATGAACATCAATCTTCGTGAGGTCATCTGTACATCCAGG GATGGAGACAAGTTCTGGAGGATGCCTGAGTGTTATATCCGTGGCAGCACCATCAAATACCTGCGCATCCCAGATGAGATCATTGACATGGTGAAGGAGGAGGTGGTGTCAAAGGGCAGGGGTCGTGGTGGGAtgcaacagcagaagcagcagaaggGCCGTGGTGTTGGCGGCACTGGGCGAG GTGTCTTCGGAGGCCGTGGCCGAGGTGGAATTCCTGGGAGTGGCCGAGGTCAGCAAGAGAAGAAGCCTGGGAGGCAGGCAGCAAAGCAATGA